From Danio aesculapii chromosome 18, fDanAes4.1, whole genome shotgun sequence, a single genomic window includes:
- the LOC130245857 gene encoding extracellular calcium-sensing receptor, which yields MIGGLFAFHLITVFPEINFKREPEQTHCERFYMASFQQAQTMVYAINEINNNSDLLPNITLGYHLYDNCVKLGVAFRSATALVSGTEESFNVFNCTGPPPIIGIVGDPGSTHCIAISSVLGLFRIPMVSYYATCSCLSDRSKYPSFFRTIPSDAFQVRAMVQILKHFGWTWVGLLYSDDDYGINAAQSFQKEVQLFGGCVSFSEILPLDNNHMDIQRIVQVLQASTAIVVVVFSTEAYLFPLMDEVRIFWENMFECSFDTVGRKGETMCTGQEDMRTTNTPYTDVSELRASYNVYKAVYALAHALHDLMQCEEGKGPFSCDDITNLKPWQLVHYLQKVNFTTGFGDHVSFDENGDALAIYDVMNWQASSDGSIVVHTVGVVDEGASTGKVLTLEEDAIYWNTATNKPARSVCSESCPPGTRRTRRKGLPVCCFDCLPCADGAISTLPDSIECMVCPDEFWSSPKKDQCVPKDVEFLSYGDPLGISLTTASLLGSCICSAVVVIFAHHRHTPVVRANNSELSFLLLVSLKLCFLCVLLFIGRPQVWTCQLRHAVFGISFVLCISSILVKTMVVIAVFKASRPEGKSAMKWFGSHQQRCTVLFLTALQVVICAVWLSNASPKPHKNNQYINSKIVYECTIGSVVGFSMLLGYIGILAAVSFLLAFLARNLPDHFNEAKFITFSMLIFCAVWIAFVPAYVSSPGKYAVAVEIFAILASSFGLLAAIFAPKCYIIILHPERNTKKAIMGRAT from the exons ATGATTGGGGGCCTGTTTGCATTTCATCTCATCACAGTTTTCCCGGAAATAAACTTTAAAAGAGAACCGGAACAGACACATTGTGAGCG ATTCTATATGGCAAGTTTTCAGCAGGCACAAACTATGGTATATGCCATAAATGAAATCAATAACAATTCTGACCTGTTGCCTAACATCACCCTCGGTTATCATCTGTATGACAACTGTGTAAAGCTTGGAGTGGCATTCAGGTCTGCAACAGCTCTGGTCAGTGGGACAGAAGAATCCTTCAATGTTTTCAACTGCACTGGCCCACCACCCATAATTGGGATTGTGGGAGATCCAGGATCTACTCATTGTATAGCAATCTCCAGTGTGCTGGGATTATTTCGAATACCTATG gtTAGCTACTATGCCACATGCTCCTGTTTGAGTGACCGGAGCAAGTACCCCTCTTTCTTCAGAACAATTCCCAGTGATGCCTTCCAGGTGCGGGCTATGGTTCAGATCTTGAAGCACTTTGGATGGACCTGGGTTGGGCTCCTCTACAGTGATGATGATTATGGCATCAATGCTGCTCAATCTTTCCAAAAGGAAGTGCAGTTGTTTGGAGGTTGTGTTTCTTTTTCTGAAATCCTGCCACTTGATAATAACCACATGGACATCCAGCGTATTGTACAAGTGCTTCAGGCTTCTACAGCAATAGTGGTGGTAGTTTTTTCCACAGAAGCCTATCTGTTTCCCTTGATGGACGA GGTGAGAATCTTCTGGGAAAACATGTTTGAGTGCAGTTTTGATACTGTGGGCAGAAAGGGAGAAACAATGTGTACAGGTCAAGAAGATATGAGGACAACAAACACACCATATACTGACGTTTCAGAACTGAGGGCTTCTTATAATGTCTATAAGGCAGTGTATGCCCTGGCACATGCACTTCATGACCTGATGCAGTGTGAGGAGGGGAAAGGACCATTCAGTTGTGATGACATAACAAACCTGAAACCCTGGCAG CTGGTTCACTACCTACAGAAAGTAAACTTCACCACAGGCTTTGGGGATCATGTGTCATTTGATGAGAATGGTGATGCCCTGGCTATCTATGATGTGATGAACTGGCAGGCCAGCTCTGATGGGTCAATTGTTGTCCACACAGTTGGTGTTGTAGATGAAGGGGCATCAACAGGGAAGGTGCTCACATTGGAGGAAGATGCAATATACTGGAACACAGCaacaaataaa CCTGCACGGTCTGTGTGCAGTGAGAGCTGCCCCCCAGGAACCAGACGAACTAGGAGGAAGGGGCTTCCTGTCTGCTGTTTCGACTGCCTTCCATGTGCAGACGGAGCGATTTCTACATTACCAG ATTCCATTGAATGCATGGTGTGTCCAGATGAGTTCTGGTCCAGCCCCAAAAAGGATCAGTGTGTCCCCAAAGATGTAGAGTTTCTATCCTATGGGGATCCTCTGGGCATCTCTCTGACCACCGCTTCCCTGCTTGGCTCCTGCATCTGTTCTGCAGTGGTAGTCATTTTTGCACATCATCGCCACACTCCAGTAGTACGCGCTAACAATTCAGAGCTTAGCTTCCTTCTGTTGGTGTCACTCAAACTATGTTTCCTGTGTGTTTTGCTGTTTATTGGTCGACCACAGGTGTGGACATGTCAGTTAAGACATGCTGTGTTTGGCATAAGCTTTGTCCTGTGCATCTCCAGCATTCTGGTCAAGACTATGGTGGTGATAGCAGTATTTAAAGCTTCTCGACCTGAGGGTAAAAGTGCTATGAAATGGTTTGGATCGCATCAACAAAGATGCACAGTTCTGTTCCTCACAGCCCTTCAGGTTGTCATATGTGCAGTCTGGCTATCAAATGCATCCCCGAAACCTCATAAAAACAACCAGTATATAAACTCCAAAATAGTATATGAATGTACTATAGGCTCAGTGGTTGGGTTTTCTATGCTACTTGGCTATATTGGCATTTTAGCAGCAGTAAGTTTCCTCTTAGCCTTCCTGGCACGAAATTTACCAGATCATTTTAATGAGGCAAAGTTCATCACTTTTAGCATGCTGATCTTCTGTGCTGTGTGGATTGCATTTGTTCCAGCATATGTGAGCTCTCCAGGGAAATATGCGGTTGCTGTGgagatttttgctattttagctTCTAGTTTTGGATTGCTGGCTGCCATATTTGCACCAAAATGCTACATCATTATATTACACCCAGAAAGAAACACTAAAAAAGCCATCATGGGAAGAGCAACCTGA